A single genomic interval of Helianthus annuus cultivar XRQ/B chromosome 6, HanXRQr2.0-SUNRISE, whole genome shotgun sequence harbors:
- the LOC110865348 gene encoding uncharacterized protein LOC110865348 translates to MGDSILATFLMLNQHPSTLLSMDSSASSSHDDLDLEMSHQVNPVRPPDINLPLSSERSSPPQSWNQDQCENFDVGVGLVSQLYETESFLSVPKVGRKCAKRVDSIWGAWFFFSFYFKPVLNEKSKAKIVVDSNGVSGFDKSDLNLDVFMVQHDMENMYMWVFKERPENALGKMQLRSYMNGHSRQGERPFPFSVDKGFVRSHRMQRKHYRGLSNPQCVHGIEVVTLPNLAMLEEDELKRWTELTGRSPNFLIPRAASDFSSWRNLPNTEFELERPLTIKNNVNSQSKKLLNGSGLNLSTPPSNHSHTNGDANAMNLSPVGSKKRKDLFPHGNEEDICLTVNHPPSERLPNLEMNPSDPYWLNEFSGVVRSACGPVTAAKTIYEDEQGYLVVISLPFVDLQKVKVSWRNTLTHGIIKVSCLSVSRMPFIKRRDRTFKLTDPCLEHCPPGEFVREIPLSTRIPEDANIEAYYDGPGTMLEILVPKLREGLEEHEVRVCLRPHLVGNNLMLT, encoded by the coding sequence ATGGGAGATTCGATTCTCGCGACTTTTTTAATGTTAAATCAGCATCCGTCAACGCTTTTGTCAATGGATTCGAGCGCGTCGTCTTCTCATGATGATTTGGACCTTGAGATGAGTCACCAGGTTAATCCTGTTCGCCCTCCGGATATTAATTTGCCGCTTTCGTCGGAGAGAAGCTCCCCGCCGCAGTCGTGGAATCAGGATCAGTGCGAGAATTTTGATGTCGGGGTTGGGTTGGTGTCTCAGTTGTATGAAACCGAAAGCTTTCTTAGTGTCCCGAAAGTCGGTAGGAAATGTGCGAAGAGGGTGGATAGTATATGGGGTGCTTGGTTTTtctttagtttttattttaaacCGGTTTTGAACGAGAAATCGAAAGCCAAGATAGTGGTAGACAGTAACGGGGTTTCTGGGTTTGATAAATCGGATCTTAATCTTGATGTTTTCATGGTTCAGCATGATATGGAAAACATGTACATGTGGGTGTTTAAAGAAAGACCCGAAAATGCACTCGGTAAGATGCAGCTAAGGAGTTACATGAATGGGCATTCCCGACAAGGTGAACGCCCCTTTCCGTTTAGTGTCGATAAGGGTTTCGTTCGATCTCATAGGATGCAAAGAAAGCATTACCGTGGGCTGTCGAATCCCCAATGTGTTCACGGTATTGAGGTTGTCACGTTGCCGAACCTCGCAATGCTCGAAGAGGATGAACTCAAACGATGGACCGAACTCACTGGTCGAAGTCCAAACTTTCTAATCCCACGAGCTGCTAGCGATTTCAGTTCGTGGAGAAATCTTCCCAACACTGAGTTCGAGCTCGAGAGACCACTTACGATAAAGAACAACGTGAATTCTCAATCTAAAAAGTTACTTAACGGATCGGGGTTAAATCTTTCAACTCCGCCTTCCAATCACAGCCACACTAACGGTGATGCAAACGCGATGAATCTTTCACCGGTTGGGAGCAAGAAGAGGAAGGACTTATTCCCGCACGGGAACGAAGAAGATATCTGTTTAACGGTTAATCATCCTCCGTCAGAAAGGTTACCGAATTTGGAAATGAATCCAAGCGATCCGTATTGGTTAAACGAGTTCAGTGGGGTTGTGAGGAGCGCTTGCGGACCCGTGACAGCTGCAAAAACAATTTACGAAGACGAACAAGGTTACTTAGTCGTTATAAGCTTGCCGTTTGTCGATCTTCAAAAGGTTAAAGTATCTTGGCGAAACACCCTCACACACGGAATCATCAAGGTGTCTTGTCTAAGTGTATCACGCATGCCATTCATCAAAAGACGGGACCGAACGTTCAAGCTCACCGACCCGTGTTTGGAACACTGCCCGCCCGGAGAATTCGTCAGAGAAATCCCGCTTTCAACTCGCATTCCTGAAGACGCCAACATAGAAGCTTATTACGATGGGCCGGGAACCATGCTCGAGATTTTGGTACCCAAGCTCAGAGAGGGGCTGGAAGAGCACGAGGTGCGTGTTTGTCTTCGTCCTCATCTCGTTGGTAATAATCTTATGTTGACTTGA